A part of Aspergillus flavus chromosome 5, complete sequence genomic DNA contains:
- a CDS encoding small nuclear ribonucleoprotein Sm core protein (small nuclear ribonucleoprotein Sm D2), which produces MSTDPKIQDLLNKPKSELTEYEVSLVEEHELTAGPLSLLQTATRTHTQVLIACRSNRRLLARVKAFDRHCNMVLENVKEMWTEKPKGGKGKGVNKDRFISKMFLRGDSVILVLLS; this is translated from the exons ATGTCGACCGACCCAAAGATCCA GGACCTGCTTAACAAGCCCAAGAGTGAGCTTAC TGAATACGAGGTCTCCCTCGTCGAGGAACATGAGCTCACAGCTGGccccctctccctcctccaaACCGCCACTCGCACACACACCCAGGTCCTGATCGCCTGCCGTAGCAACCGTCGCTTGCTCGCTCGCGTGAAGGCGTTCGATCGCCACTGCAACATGGTGTTGGAGAACGTCAAGGAAATGTGGACAGAGAAGCCCAAGGGCGGTAAAGGCAAGGGTGTCAACAAGGATCGCTTCATCAGCAAGAT GTTCCTGCGTGGTGACTCCGTCATCCTCGTTCTGCTCAGTTGA